A window of Saccopteryx leptura isolate mSacLep1 chromosome 5, mSacLep1_pri_phased_curated, whole genome shotgun sequence contains these coding sequences:
- the SUN5 gene encoding SUN domain-containing protein 5, translating to MPRSSRSPRDPCDPPEEGAHPFRDHRPRRVVQRGRNVNRTTEECLPSMNNAFMLPLRLNTTPSPGLTQCILACVSWITCLACFLRTQAHQVLFNTCRCKLLFQKLMEKTGVLVLCALGFWMCSMHLPSKVEVWQDDSINSPLQSLRMYQEKVRHHTGEIQDLRGNISRLIAKLQEMEAMSDEQKMAQKIMKMIQGDYIEKPDFALKSIGASIDFEQTSATYAHDKARSYWNWIRLWNYAQPPDVILEPNVTPGNCWAFSGDRGQVTIRLAQKVYLSNLTLQHIPKTISLSGSLDTAPKDFVIYGMEGSPREEVFLGAFQFQPENVIQTFQLQNQPTRTFGAVKVKISSNWGNPRFTCLYRVRVHGSVTPPKEQPDPLP from the exons ATGCCTCGGTCCTCGAGGAGCCCCAGGGACCCGTGTGACCCCCCTGAAGAGGGGGCCCACCCCTTCAGGGACCACAGGCCCAGGAG GGTCGTCCAGCGAGGCCGGAACGTCAACAGGACGACAGAGGAGTGCTTGCCAAGCATGA ATAATGCCTTCATGTTGCCGCTCCGTCTCAACACCACCCCATCGCCAGGCCTGACTCAGTGTATCCTGGCGTGTGTGT CCTGGATCACCTGCCTGGCCTGCTTCCTGAGGACTCAGGCCCACCAAGTTCTATTCAACACCTgcag ATGCAAGCTGCTCTTCCAGAAGCTCATGGAAAAGACAGGTGTCCTGGTCCTCTGTGCTCTGG GATTCTGGATGTGTTCCATGCACTTACCATCCAAAGTGGAAGTCTGGCAG GATGACAGCATAAACAGTCCACTGCAGAGCTTGAG GATGTATCAGGAGAAGGTGCGCCATCACACTGGGGAAATCCAGGATCTCCGAGGCAACATAAGCCGGCTCATCGCCAAGCTCCAGGAGATGGAAGCCATGTCAGATGAG CAAAAAATGGCCCAGAAAATAATGAAGATGATACAAGGAGACTACATTGAAAAGCCGGACTTCGCCCTGAAGTCGATAG GGGCCTCCATCGACTTTGAGCAAACATCCGCCACGTACGCGCACGACAAGGCTCGCTCCTACTGGAACTGGATCCGGCTGTGGAACTACGCACAGCCCCCGGACGTGATCCTCGAG CCCAACGTGACGCCCGGCAACTGCTGGGCCTTCTCGGGTGACCGTGGCCAGGTGACCATCCGACTGGCCCAGAAGGTCTACCTCTCCAACCTGACCCTGCAGCATATCCCCAAGACCATCTCACTGTCAGGCAGCCTGGACACGGCCCCCAAGGACTTCGTCATCTAC GGCATGGAAGGCTCCCCCAGGGAAGAAGTGTTTCTGGGGGCGTTTCAGTTTCAGCCAGAAAACGTCATTCAGACGTTCCAGCTGCAG AACCAGCCCACCCGGACTTTTGGGGCCGTCAAGGTGAAGATCTCGAGCAACTGGGGGAACCCACGCTTCACCTGCCTCTACCGCGTGCGTGTGCACGGCTCTGTGACCCCCCCTAAAGAGCAGCCAGATCCCCTACCCTGA